GGCGCGGCGCAATGCGGCCGCGGCGGCAGAGCGCCAGCGCGTGGCCGAGGAGATCGTGCACAACGACCCGTACGTGCAGACGCTGGTGCGGGACTTCGGCGCCAAGATCGTGCCGGGCAGCATCAAGCCGGCGTGACCGAAGGCGTTGCCATCTTCCACGCGGTTCATTCGCTTATTCATTCAAGCCTCCCATTCATTCCCATCAGAAAAGGAAAACTCACATGTTCAACAAGGGACAACTCGCCGGCCTCATGAAGCAGGCCCAGGCCATGCAGGACAACCTGAAGAAGGCCCAGGACGAACTCGGCAACATCGAAGTGGAAGGCGAATCCGGCGCGGGCCTGGTGAAGGTGCTCATGACCTGCAAGCACGACGTCAAGCGCGTGACCATCGACCCCAGCCTGTTGGCCGATGACAAGGACATGCTCGAAGACCTGGTGGCCGCCGCCTTCAATGCGGCCGTGCGCAAGGCCGAAGAAACCTCGCAGGAAAAGATGGGCAAGCTGACCGCTGGCATGCCGGGACTGCCTCCCGGAATGAAATTCCCTTTCTGAGACAGGCGGCCGTCCCAGTCTGTGCGACTGCAGCGGCTGGAGCGCCGGTGGATGGCTTGGACAGGGGCCGGATCGTTCGCTTGCCTTCCGTTTGCGGCCGCCGGGCTCGCCGCACCCTTCCATGCCCTTCACGGGCATGTTTTCTTGATTCTTGAACGGCGCCTTGCATGTCCGACACCAATTCCCTCGATGCCCTGGTCCAGGCGCTGCGCCGTCTGCCGGGCGTGGGCGTGAAGTCGGCGCAGCGCATGGCCTTCCATCTGCTGCAGCACGACCGCGAAGGCGCCGAGGTGCTGTCGCGGGCGCTCCATGAGGCGACGGTGTCGGTGTACCACTGCGAACGCTGCCACACCTTCACCGAGGCCGCGGTGTGTGACACCTGCCTGGACCCGGAACGCGATGCCAGCCGGCTGGCCGTGGTGGAAACGCCGGCCGACCAGGCCGCGCTGGAGCGCACGGCGGCGTTTCGCGGGCTGTATTTCGTGCTCATGGGGCGGCTGTCGCCACTGGACGGGGTGGGGCCGAAGGACATCGGGCTGCAAAAGCTCATGGAGCGGGCCACCGATGGCGTGGTGCAGGAGGTGATCCTGGCCACCAATTTCACGGCCGAGGGCGAGGCCACGGCCTATGTCATCAGCGAGGCACTCAAGAGCCGGGGGCTGCACGTCACCCGGCTGGCCCGCGGCGTTCCGGTGGGCAGCGAACTGGAATACGTGGACCTGGGCACCATCGCGCATGCGCTGGTCGATCGCCGCTGACACTATAAAATTGATAGCTGCCAGCGAAATATCCAATTGCGCTGGAGCATGAAAAGGCTTGAACCATGAACTCCCTGCATGTCGCGCATTTCACCGTCGCCTACTGGTGCGTGCTCCTGATGGCGCTGCTGCCCATGGTATGCGCCCTGATCGCCAAGCGCGGCAGCTTCCAGGTGTCCGACAACCGCGATCCGCGAGGGTGGGCCTCCCGGCAGACCGACTGGCGCGCCCGCGCGCTGGCGGCGCAGTCCAACACCTTCGAGGCGCTGCCGTTCTTCATCGGTGCGGTGGTGATCGCGCACCAGTTGGGGGCCGGGCAGACGCTGCTGGATATCCTGGCGTTCCTCTTCGTGATGCTGCGCGTCTTCTACGTGATGATGTACGTGTCCGACCTGCCCACCGCCCGCAGCGCCGTGTGGCTGGGGGCGCTGGTGGTCAACATCGCCATTCTCTTCATCGGCTACCGCTGAGGCGGCGCCGCGGTCATGTCGCGGTGATCCACCTGCCTGGATCGCCCTGGCACCCATCCTACTAACCCGACTTTCCGTTCATGTCCCTCAGGGATTGCCCTGACGGGGCGGCTGCGCGCAGGTGGCACGATTGCTGCACTGCAGCATTTTCTTGAATTCGCTTTTTTCCATGGATTTTCCTCGCATCCGCCGCCGCCACTTCGGTACCTTGTCCGCCCTCTCGATGGCGGGCTGGGCGGGAGCGGATGCCTTGGCGGTGCCGTCGCCGTTCACGGCCGGGACCGGTCCGCTGCGGGTGGCGGTCGGGGGCTCGGGGCTGCTGTATCACCTGCCGCTGACCATCGCCCAGGAGCTGGGTTTCTTCCGGGCCGAGGGGCTTCACGTGGTGGTTCAGGACTACCCGGGCGGCGCCCTGGCCCTGCAGGCACTGCAGGACGGCGAGGCCGATGTGTGCTCGGGCGCCTACGACCACGTGCTGCGCCAGCAACTGCTGGGCCGCAGCTATTGCACCATCGTGCTGCAGGGGCGGGCGCCGCAGCTGGCCCTGGCAGCATCGGCGCGGGCCTGGCCCGTCAAGAGCGTGAGCCGCTTCAAGGGCATGCGCGTGGGCGTGTCGGCCCTGGGGTCTTCCACCCACCATGTGGCGCAACTGATGCTGTCGCGGGACGGCGCGCCGCTGGACGAGGTGTCCTTCGTCGGCGTGGGCTCCGCCCTGGGGGCGGTGGCCGCGCTGCGACAGGGGCGGGTGCATGCGCTGTGCCATGCCGATCCGATCGTCAGCGCACTGGAGCAGCGCGCCGAGGTGCGGGTGCTGTGCGACACGCGCTCGCTCAAAGGGTCGCAGGAGCTGTTCGGCGGCACCATGCCGGCCGCCAGCCTCTATGCGCCGCAGTCGTTCGTGCAAAAGCAGCCGGCCCGCTCGCAGGCCCTGGCCAACGCCATGGTCCATGCCCTCAAATGGCTGCAGACGGCCAGCCCGGCCGACCTGGTGCGCGCCGTGCCGTCCGGCTACCTGCTGGGCGAGCGGGGCGCCTACCTGGCGGCATTCCATAAGGTGCGCGACACCTTCTCGCCCGACGGCCTCATGCCTGATGACGGCCCGGCCAATGCGGCACGGGTGGTGGCCCGCCTGCGATCCGAACTGGCGCCGCTCAAGATCGATCTCGGGCGCACGTTCACGAACGAATTCGCGCGCAAGGCCAAGCAGAAGTTCAATGCGTGAGGGGCAGGGGGCACACGGTGCCGTGCCGGGGCCGACCGGCACTTTGGCTGAACTGTCCGACACACGGCGGCAAGGGTGTGGCGCTAGAGTCGACGGGGCGCCAGCGGCGGTCTTGCCACGGCGCTGCAACGCACCGATTGCGCTCCTTCATTCCATCACTCCAACAAGGATCTCTCCATGTCGCTGAACCTCAGTATCGGCCCCCTCGTTTCCCTGATCGCAGGCATCCTGATCCTGGTCATGCCCCGCCTGCTGAATTACATCGTGGCCCTGTACCTCATCGTGATGGGCGTGCTGGGACTCGTCGGCATGCACAACCTGCGCCTCTGAAGCGCAAACTTGCCGGGCCTCCACACGCAAGCGCTGGACGGCCAGCCTCTCCGGGGCGATGCCTTGGTTCGGCCCGGCTGCCGCTCAGCGCTTCTTGCGCGAGGGCGTTTCACCCTTGCGGGTGGGAGCCGCAGGGGCCTTGGCGCCGCGCGTGGAGGTCTGCTTGATGGCTGGGCGCGCGGACGAGGTGGTGGCCAGCTTCACCGGCAGGTACATCACGACCTGCTGGCCAGCCTTGAAGGCGGCGTTGGCCTTGACGTCGTTCCATTCGGCCACATTGGCGGCGCTCACCTTGTAGCGGTTGGCGATGCTGGCGACCGAGTCGCGCTTGCCGGCGCGCACCGTGGTGCGGCGCGTGACGATTTCCGGCGTGAAAGCGACCTGCCCGTTATCAGCCACCTGGCTGGACACGTCCTGGCGCGTGGTGGTGGCGCGGGGCACCATCAGGGCCGAGCCCGCCTTGATCATCATGCGTGGCGGAATTCGGTTCACGCTGCGCAGGTCGTTCTCGCTCATGCCGACGCGTTGGGCGGCGGTTGCCACCGTCATGGTGGTGGGCACGCTCCAGACCGTCCAGCTGGCGTATTGGCCTTCGCGGTGGGCTTCCAGGTTCTTGAGGAACACCTTGGCGTTGTCCCAGGGCAGCAGGATCTGCGGCATGCCCGCGGCCAGGATCACGGGGCGGTGCAGCGAGGGGTTGAGCGCGCGGAAGTCCTCTTCGCGCACCCCGGCCAGGCTGGCCACCAGCGAGACATCGATGTCGTGCGTGATGTCCACCGTCTGGAAGTAGGGGTGGTTTTCGATCAGCGGCAGTTCGGTGCGAAACGCCTGCGGGTTGGCGACGATGTTCTTCACCGCCTGCAGCTTGGGCACGTACATGCGGGTTTCGGCCGGCATGGTGAGTTCGGTGTAGCTGGTGCCCAGGCCCAGCTTCTGGTTGCGTGCGATGGCCCGGCTCACGCTGCCTTCGCCCCAGTTGTAGGCGGCCAATGCCAGGTGCCAGTCGCCGAACATGCCGTACAGGCGCTGCAGGTAATCGAGCGCGGCGCGCGTGGAGGCCAGCACGTCGCGGCGGTCGTCGCGGAAGGCGTTCTGCTTGAGCTGGTAGTCGCTGCCGGTGGCCGGCATGAACTGCCACATGCCGGCGGCCTTGGCGCTGGAGACGGCCTGCGGATTGAAGGCGCTCTCGATGTAGGGCAGCAGGGCCAGTTCGGTGGGCATGCCCCGCAGCTCGAGCTCTTCGACGATGTGGAACAGGTATTTGCTCGAGCGCTCGGTCATGCGCTGCATGTAGTCGGGGCGCGTGGCGTACCACTGCTCGCGGTCGCGCACGAGGTCCTGGTCCAGGTCGGGCATGGCGAAACCGCGGCGGATGCGGTCCCACAGGTCGGAGGGCGCGTAGAGCGATGCCACCTCGCCGTTGCTGGCCTGTACCGCCGAGATGGGCTGCAGCGGCCCGGAGGGAATCAGGGGGGTGTGGGAAGAAGAAGACGAGGTGTCGGTGGTAGCCGGCGCAGAACCGTCCTTGTTCGCGGCGCTTCCGGGCGACGTGCCTTGCGTGGCGCAGCCGGTGAGCCAGACCACGCTTGCCAGGCCCAGGATGTGCAAAATTTTCATTGAAACTCGTTTTTCCATTGGCGCAGCGCCGCGAGAACGGCCACTGCATCTTGGGGATCGACCTGCGCATCGAAGGCCCGGGCGGCCTGGGCCACCGTGGGTTGCCGCGTGCGCAGGAAAGGGTTGATGTCGCGCTCGGTGGCCAGGCGCGAGGGCAGCGTGGGCCGGCCCTGCTGCCGCAGCGCCTCGCAGTCGCGGGTGTATTGTCGCAACGCCCCGTTGCCGGGCTCCACCGCCCGGGCGAACTTCAGGTTGGACAGCGTGTACTCGTGTGCACAGCACACACGGGTGTCGCCCGGCAGCGCGGCCAGGGTGTCGAGCGACGCCTGCATCTGCGCGGGCGTGCCTTCGAAAAGCCGGCCGCAGCCGCCGGAAAAGAGGGTGTCCCCGCAGAACAGCACGGGGGTGCCGTGCACATCAGGGGCGTAGTAGGCGATGTGCCCTGCGGTGTGGCCGGGCACGTCGAAGACCTGAAAGCGCAGGCCCAGCACCTCGGCCGTGTCGCCCTGCACCAGGCGGGTGATGGGTTCGGGCACGGTTTCGTGCGCGGGGCCGAAGACGCGGGCGCCGGTGGCCTCGCGCAGCGCCGGCACGCCGCCGACATGATCGGCATGGTGGTGCGTGACTAGAATCGCCTGCAATGGCAGGTCCAGGGTTTGCAATGCCTGCAACACCGGGCCCGCTTCTCCCGGATCGACCACGACCGCAGCCTGCGCGTCGTGCAGCATCCAGATGTAGTTGTCGGTAAAGGCGGGCAGCGGCAGCAAGTTCATGAGCGATGAAATTATAGGTTTGCACCACTGGTTCGACTCTTCCCCCGGCCGATACCTGCTGGCGTGGGAGCAGGAACGCTATGACGAGCTGGTGGCCGACATCTTCGGCTACCACGCCCTGCAGCTCGGAATGCCGGGTTTGCAGGGGCTGCGCGCCAACCGCATGCCCCACCGCTGGCTGGCGTTGGGCGCCGAAGAAACCCTGCTGTGGACCGACGAGGCGGCCGGCTGGCACGCGGCCGGGGCTCTGGGGGGCGGAGACCCTGGAGAGCCCGCCCTGCTGGCCGATCCGGTGGCCCTGCCTTTCTCGGAGAACAGCCTCGATCTGGTGCTGCTGCCGCATGCGCTGGAACTCAGCATCGACCCCCATGCCGCGCTGCGCGAGGTGCAGCGCGTGCTGGTGCCCGAGGGGCGGGTGGTCATCAGCGGGCTGAACCCCGTGAGCCTGTGGGGCCTGTGCCAGCGCCGGGCGCGGCTGTACCAGCGCCTGGGTGCGGGCGGGCAGCTGTACCTGCCCGACGTGGGCGAGTTCATCGGCCACTGGCGGCTGCGCGACTGGCTGCGGCTGCTCAATTTCGAGGTCGAGTCGGTCAGCTTCGGCTGCTACCGGCCGGCGGTGCGCAGCGCGCCCTGGCTGGAGCGTTTCGACTGGATGGACGGACTGGGGGCCCGCTGGTGGCCGATACTCGGGGCCGCCTATGTGGTGGTGGCGGTCAAGCGCGTGCACGGCGTGCGGCTGCTGGGCGCGCCCTGGCGCCGAGCGCCCAAGGGCACTGCGGCGCCGGTGCCGGTGGCCAATCGCGGCACGGTCCGCGATGGCGGGCCGGCCTTTCATGTGGATGGACGGGAGTAACGTTTTTGAATCAGGTTGTGATCTATACCGACGGGGCTTGCAAAGGCAATCCGGGCCCTGGCGGCTGGGGGGTGGTGCTGCGTTCGGGCGCGCTGGAAAAGGAATTGTTCGGCGGGGAGCTGGGCACGACGAACAACCGCATGGAGCTGCTCGCGGTGATCGAGGCCTTGGGCGCGCTCAAGCGGCCGTGCGAGGTGACGCTGTTCCTGGACAGCCAGTACGTGCGCAAGGGCATCACCGAGTGGATCCAGGGCTGGAAGAAAAAGGGCTGGCGCACGGCCGCCGGCCAGCCGGTCAAGAACGTGGAGCTGTGGAAGCGGCTGGACGATCTGGTGGCCCAGGGCGGCCATGTGGTCGACTGGCGCTGGGTGAAGGGCCATGCGGGCGACCCGGGCAACGAGCGCGCCGATGCCCTGGCCAACAAAGGGGTGGACAAGGCGCTCGGGCGCGGCTGAAGCCGCCGTCGAGGCCTGCGTCCGCCAGGTCTGCGTCCGTCAGGCCCCGGGCGTGATCGCCTGCAGGCCGGCCTGCAGCGGCTCCGGCCCCTGCGGCCGCACCACGCGGTCCACCTCCTTGCCGTCGCGCAGGAAGACGAGGGTCGGCCAGAGCTTCACGCCGAAGCTGCGGCCTAGTCGCTGGCCCGGTCCGTCCTCGACCTTGACGTGGGCCACATCGTCCCGGCCCTCCAGCGCGGCCTGGATGAGCGGCTGCGCCCCCTGGCAGTGGCCGCACCAGGGCGTTCCGAACTCCAACACCGTGGCGCCGGCCAGGCGGTCCACGTCTTCGCGGGCGGGGGGCTGTTCGAGGTGGCGGGCGCAATAGGTCATGGCGATGGGGTCCTTGTCATGTTGTTATAGGGAGGGCGTGGGTTGGCCCGGCGGGGTTGGCGGGGGAACCTGTCTGTCAGCATAGGCCTGTGCCCGCAGGCACTGCGTTCGGCGCATGCGCCGCCAGACTGTGGGACCGGGCTGGCAGGCATTTCACAGCGCGCCATCGAACATCATCACGTCCACGGTCTCCCCCGCGGCCACTGGCCCCCGGGGCGGGTGCAGCACGATGAGGCCGTTGGCCTGCACCATCGAATGGAGCACCCCCGAGCCCTGGTGGCCGGTGGTGCGGACCTGCAGCGATCCATCCGGCGCGGTGCTGACGATGCCGCGCTGGTACTCGGTGCGGCCGGCCTTCTTGCGCAGCGGCTCGGTGCTCACCGCGCGCAGCAGCGGCGGGGCCGCGCGGGTGCAGCCCATGGCGCTCAGCAGCGCAGGCCGCACGAACGCCAGGAAGGCCACCATCACGGCGACAGGATTGCCGGGCAGGCCGAACCAGAGGGTCTCGCTGGTTGAAATAGGTTTGCTATTATTTTCATAGCTGTATGCCCTGGTATTGATTGCACTGGAGGCCATTTGGGCATCCACTCCCGAGGCGTGCTCGCTGCGCAGCCGCCCCACCGCCATCGGCCGGCCGGGCCGCATGGCGACTTGCCAGAACGCTACGTCGCCCAGCCGCTGCACCGTGGAGCGCAGGTGGTCCGCATCGCCTTCGCTCACGCCCCCGCTGGTGATCACGGCATCGGCCTGCCGTGCTGCCTGGCGCAGCGCGGCTTCGAGTTGCGCGGGCGAATCGGGCACCACGCCCAGGTCGATCGGCTCCACGCCCAGCCGGGCCAGCAGGCCGATGAGGGCGTACCGGTTGCTGTCGTACACGGCGCCCTCGCGAGGGGCGTCGCCCGGGATCAGCAACTCGTCGCCGGTCGAAAAGCACGCCACGCGCAGGCGGCGGAACACGGTGACCGTGGGCAGGCCCAGGCTGGCCACCAGGCCGAGCGCGGCGGGGGTGAGCCGCTCGCCACGGGCCAGCGCCACGCCGCCCTGCACCAGGTCTTCGCCCGCGCGGCGCCGGTGGTCGCCGGGCCGCACCGCGCCGGCTGCGAGGTGCACGGTGTCGCCCTGCACGGTGGCCAGCTCTTGCGGCACCACCGTGTCCAGCCCTGGCGGCATGACGGCGCCCGTCATGATGCGAACGCATTCGCCGGGCGCGGCACGGCCCGTCCAGGGCCGGCCGGCCAGGGCGGTGCCGGCCACCCGCAGCGACAGCGGCTGGCCGGCGCGCAATGCCGAGCCGTCGAACGCATAGCCGTCCATGGCCGAGTTGTCGTGCGGCGGCACGCTGATGGGCGAGACGAGGTCGCAGGCC
This region of Acidovorax sp. GBBC 1281 genomic DNA includes:
- the rnhA gene encoding ribonuclease HI — its product is MNQVVIYTDGACKGNPGPGGWGVVLRSGALEKELFGGELGTTNNRMELLAVIEALGALKRPCEVTLFLDSQYVRKGITEWIQGWKKKGWRTAAGQPVKNVELWKRLDDLVAQGGHVVDWRWVKGHAGDPGNERADALANKGVDKALGRG
- a CDS encoding YbaB/EbfC family nucleoid-associated protein → MFNKGQLAGLMKQAQAMQDNLKKAQDELGNIEVEGESGAGLVKVLMTCKHDVKRVTIDPSLLADDKDMLEDLVAAAFNAAVRKAEETSQEKMGKLTAGMPGLPPGMKFPF
- a CDS encoding DUF3096 domain-containing protein; the protein is MSLNLSIGPLVSLIAGILILVMPRLLNYIVALYLIVMGVLGLVGMHNLRL
- the gloB gene encoding hydroxyacylglutathione hydrolase; this encodes MNLLPLPAFTDNYIWMLHDAQAAVVVDPGEAGPVLQALQTLDLPLQAILVTHHHADHVGGVPALREATGARVFGPAHETVPEPITRLVQGDTAEVLGLRFQVFDVPGHTAGHIAYYAPDVHGTPVLFCGDTLFSGGCGRLFEGTPAQMQASLDTLAALPGDTRVCCAHEYTLSNLKFARAVEPGNGALRQYTRDCEALRQQGRPTLPSRLATERDINPFLRTRQPTVAQAARAFDAQVDPQDAVAVLAALRQWKNEFQ
- a CDS encoding MAPEG family protein — encoded protein: MNSLHVAHFTVAYWCVLLMALLPMVCALIAKRGSFQVSDNRDPRGWASRQTDWRARALAAQSNTFEALPFFIGAVVIAHQLGAGQTLLDILAFLFVMLRVFYVMMYVSDLPTARSAVWLGALVVNIAILFIGYR
- a CDS encoding class I SAM-dependent methyltransferase yields the protein MSDEIIGLHHWFDSSPGRYLLAWEQERYDELVADIFGYHALQLGMPGLQGLRANRMPHRWLALGAEETLLWTDEAAGWHAAGALGGGDPGEPALLADPVALPFSENSLDLVLLPHALELSIDPHAALREVQRVLVPEGRVVISGLNPVSLWGLCQRRARLYQRLGAGGQLYLPDVGEFIGHWRLRDWLRLLNFEVESVSFGCYRPAVRSAPWLERFDWMDGLGARWWPILGAAYVVVAVKRVHGVRLLGAPWRRAPKGTAAPVPVANRGTVRDGGPAFHVDGRE
- a CDS encoding transglycosylase SLT domain-containing protein, which translates into the protein MKILHILGLASVVWLTGCATQGTSPGSAANKDGSAPATTDTSSSSSHTPLIPSGPLQPISAVQASNGEVASLYAPSDLWDRIRRGFAMPDLDQDLVRDREQWYATRPDYMQRMTERSSKYLFHIVEELELRGMPTELALLPYIESAFNPQAVSSAKAAGMWQFMPATGSDYQLKQNAFRDDRRDVLASTRAALDYLQRLYGMFGDWHLALAAYNWGEGSVSRAIARNQKLGLGTSYTELTMPAETRMYVPKLQAVKNIVANPQAFRTELPLIENHPYFQTVDITHDIDVSLVASLAGVREEDFRALNPSLHRPVILAAGMPQILLPWDNAKVFLKNLEAHREGQYASWTVWSVPTTMTVATAAQRVGMSENDLRSVNRIPPRMMIKAGSALMVPRATTTRQDVSSQVADNGQVAFTPEIVTRRTTVRAGKRDSVASIANRYKVSAANVAEWNDVKANAAFKAGQQVVMYLPVKLATTSSARPAIKQTSTRGAKAPAAPTRKGETPSRKKR
- a CDS encoding thioredoxin family protein, with product MTYCARHLEQPPAREDVDRLAGATVLEFGTPWCGHCQGAQPLIQAALEGRDDVAHVKVEDGPGQRLGRSFGVKLWPTLVFLRDGKEVDRVVRPQGPEPLQAGLQAITPGA
- the moeA gene encoding molybdopterin molybdotransferase MoeA; amino-acid sequence: MKTLAQIAADLPGYDAHALGAEAVTAFLEQLVQPMAGTETVALSAALDRVLACDLVSPISVPPHDNSAMDGYAFDGSALRAGQPLSLRVAGTALAGRPWTGRAAPGECVRIMTGAVMPPGLDTVVPQELATVQGDTVHLAAGAVRPGDHRRRAGEDLVQGGVALARGERLTPAALGLVASLGLPTVTVFRRLRVACFSTGDELLIPGDAPREGAVYDSNRYALIGLLARLGVEPIDLGVVPDSPAQLEAALRQAARQADAVITSGGVSEGDADHLRSTVQRLGDVAFWQVAMRPGRPMAVGRLRSEHASGVDAQMASSAINTRAYSYENNSKPISTSETLWFGLPGNPVAVMVAFLAFVRPALLSAMGCTRAAPPLLRAVSTEPLRKKAGRTEYQRGIVSTAPDGSLQVRTTGHQGSGVLHSMVQANGLIVLHPPRGPVAAGETVDVMMFDGAL
- a CDS encoding ABC transporter substrate-binding protein, whose translation is MDFPRIRRRHFGTLSALSMAGWAGADALAVPSPFTAGTGPLRVAVGGSGLLYHLPLTIAQELGFFRAEGLHVVVQDYPGGALALQALQDGEADVCSGAYDHVLRQQLLGRSYCTIVLQGRAPQLALAASARAWPVKSVSRFKGMRVGVSALGSSTHHVAQLMLSRDGAPLDEVSFVGVGSALGAVAALRQGRVHALCHADPIVSALEQRAEVRVLCDTRSLKGSQELFGGTMPAASLYAPQSFVQKQPARSQALANAMVHALKWLQTASPADLVRAVPSGYLLGERGAYLAAFHKVRDTFSPDGLMPDDGPANAARVVARLRSELAPLKIDLGRTFTNEFARKAKQKFNA
- the recR gene encoding recombination mediator RecR yields the protein MSDTNSLDALVQALRRLPGVGVKSAQRMAFHLLQHDREGAEVLSRALHEATVSVYHCERCHTFTEAAVCDTCLDPERDASRLAVVETPADQAALERTAAFRGLYFVLMGRLSPLDGVGPKDIGLQKLMERATDGVVQEVILATNFTAEGEATAYVISEALKSRGLHVTRLARGVPVGSELEYVDLGTIAHALVDRR